In one Natronosalvus amylolyticus genomic region, the following are encoded:
- a CDS encoding mRNA surveillance protein pelota — translation MQITDREQLEGGRERVTLVPESVDDLWHLQYVLEPGDRVAGDTTRRIQRNDEQMRDTGGEREHMWVAIAVDDVEFHKFANRLRVGGEIVACSREDQLGFHHTLNVEVREEISIDKRFKPDQNARLEEAVESTENPDVAIATVEEGEAHVHTVAQYGTESRATITGPTGKGEYAQDRSELFADLGAVLSRLEVDAIILAGPGFTKQDALKYLERNYPDVASLVTMVDTASVGDRGVHEVLKRGAVADVQERTRIESEAEYIDELTRRIAAGAKAAYGPKDVAQAAEYGAIERLLVLDETLRQERGPDREWSIDVDDVVRTTEQKGGDVTVFSSEFPPGEQLSNLGGIAALLRYRLE, via the coding sequence ATGCAGATTACAGACCGGGAGCAACTCGAGGGCGGGCGCGAACGCGTCACGCTCGTCCCCGAGAGCGTTGACGACCTCTGGCACCTCCAGTACGTCCTCGAGCCCGGCGACCGCGTTGCGGGTGACACCACGCGTCGCATTCAGCGCAACGACGAACAGATGCGTGATACGGGGGGCGAACGGGAACACATGTGGGTCGCCATCGCCGTGGACGACGTCGAGTTCCACAAGTTTGCCAACCGGTTACGAGTCGGGGGCGAGATCGTCGCCTGCTCGCGGGAAGACCAACTCGGCTTTCATCACACCCTTAACGTCGAGGTTCGCGAGGAGATTTCGATCGACAAACGATTCAAACCCGATCAGAACGCGCGCCTCGAGGAAGCCGTCGAGTCGACGGAGAATCCGGACGTCGCCATCGCGACGGTCGAGGAAGGGGAGGCACACGTCCACACCGTCGCCCAGTACGGCACCGAATCGCGGGCGACGATCACCGGCCCGACCGGCAAAGGCGAGTACGCACAGGACCGCTCTGAACTGTTCGCCGACCTCGGGGCCGTCCTCTCGCGTCTCGAAGTGGACGCGATCATCCTCGCTGGTCCCGGCTTCACCAAACAAGACGCGCTGAAGTACCTCGAGCGGAACTATCCCGACGTTGCCTCCCTGGTAACGATGGTCGATACCGCGAGTGTCGGTGATCGAGGCGTCCACGAAGTGCTCAAACGCGGTGCGGTCGCCGACGTACAAGAGCGGACTCGCATCGAGTCCGAAGCCGAGTACATCGATGAACTCACCAGGCGTATTGCTGCGGGTGCAAAGGCGGCCTACGGCCCCAAAGACGTCGCGCAGGCAGCCGAGTACGGAGCCATCGAGCGGTTACTCGTTCTGGACGAAACCCTCCGTCAGGAACGCGGCCCGGACCGAGAGTGGTCGATCGACGTCGACGACGTGGTCCGAACGACCGAACAGAAAGGTGGCGACGTGACAGTTTTCTCGAGTGAGTTTCCGCCCGGCGAGCAGCTGTCGAACCTGGGTGGGATTGCGGCGTTGTTGCGATATCGTCTCGAGTAG
- a CDS encoding ABC transporter permease translates to MSTDVRPHWDRLTTIGSQVATVCYRALVYSIIAFLLAPLLIVVVISFQETPYGGWPPEQYSLEWYTEIPEAVGYLGLGDALTTSLQVAIATAIIATAIGGLAAFGLVRSDLESSATLETLFLSPLIYPWMLVGFAILLVIGRIRTDLGVQIPLSFWTLLLGHVIITLPFTIRTTTASLQNFDHTLEEAAQDLGATEVETFRYITLPLVKPGLVSGAMFAFVLSFNQYIVSLFLAGPQSQTLPLRLFNLFFNTPPQQIAAIGTLLMVGTLVLVAIAEYTVGISEYM, encoded by the coding sequence ATGAGTACCGATGTTCGCCCTCACTGGGACCGGCTTACGACCATCGGGTCACAGGTTGCTACAGTTTGTTACCGAGCTCTAGTCTACAGCATCATCGCGTTCTTGCTCGCGCCGCTGCTGATCGTCGTCGTCATCTCGTTTCAGGAGACGCCATACGGCGGTTGGCCCCCGGAACAGTACTCGCTCGAGTGGTATACCGAAATCCCCGAAGCGGTCGGCTATCTGGGCCTAGGAGACGCGCTGACGACCAGCCTCCAGGTTGCAATTGCAACGGCTATCATCGCGACAGCCATCGGCGGGCTCGCAGCGTTCGGGCTCGTTCGATCCGACCTTGAGTCGTCGGCGACGCTTGAAACTCTCTTTCTGTCGCCGCTGATCTATCCGTGGATGCTCGTCGGTTTCGCTATCTTGCTCGTCATCGGCCGCATCCGGACGGATCTCGGGGTTCAGATTCCACTGTCCTTCTGGACACTATTACTCGGTCACGTGATCATCACGCTGCCGTTTACGATCCGGACGACGACTGCAAGCCTCCAGAACTTCGATCACACGCTTGAGGAAGCCGCACAGGATCTGGGTGCAACCGAAGTCGAAACGTTCCGATACATTACGCTGCCACTAGTGAAACCGGGACTGGTCAGTGGCGCGATGTTCGCGTTTGTGCTATCGTTCAACCAGTATATCGTTTCGCTCTTTCTGGCCGGCCCCCAGAGCCAAACTCTCCCGTTGCGGCTGTTCAACCTCTTTTTTAACACGCCACCGCAACAAATCGCTGCAATCGGAACCCTGCTGATGGTCGGCACGCTCGTACTCGTAGCCATCGCCGAGTACACGGTGGGCATCAGCGAGTATATGTAG
- a CDS encoding ABC transporter permease, with protein MTANSLLSTLSDRLSSFIRTHGETRLGSTLMLGPALLTVFLLMVVPALLLIRYSFLPFEDGAIGNGFTLDNYRRIGSISLYLNVTIRTVRIAVAVTVFSFLLAFPLAYTAVRKGGLLGRIIVLSAFAPLTIDLVIRSFGWYALLSTGGLVQSALVATPLFTEETAPQLLYNELSIIIGMTHVILPFVVFPIVNVLHTIPPSLEEAARDLGANRLTVFRTIIFPLALPGIAAGLLMAFLLTMAAYVTPAILGGRIEVLPTIITSLITGSNNWPFASALSIILIVVAIVIIVAYHHVRKHIVEGVA; from the coding sequence ATGACTGCAAACTCACTGCTTTCGACGCTGTCTGATCGACTCTCGTCGTTCATCAGAACACACGGCGAGACGCGCCTTGGCTCGACACTTATGCTCGGGCCTGCGCTCCTCACCGTGTTTTTGCTGATGGTCGTTCCGGCACTATTGTTGATCCGTTACAGCTTCCTTCCGTTCGAAGACGGCGCTATCGGCAACGGATTCACGCTCGACAATTACCGGCGAATCGGCTCTATTTCGCTGTATCTGAACGTAACGATTCGAACCGTCCGGATCGCCGTCGCCGTTACGGTGTTCTCGTTTCTCCTCGCGTTTCCGCTCGCGTACACGGCCGTCAGGAAGGGTGGACTCCTCGGCCGCATAATCGTCTTGAGTGCATTCGCACCGCTGACGATCGATCTCGTGATTCGATCGTTCGGCTGGTATGCCCTCTTGTCGACCGGCGGACTTGTCCAGTCAGCGCTGGTTGCCACGCCGCTGTTCACCGAAGAAACGGCCCCGCAACTGCTCTACAACGAACTCTCGATAATCATCGGCATGACTCACGTAATCCTCCCGTTCGTCGTCTTCCCTATTGTCAATGTGTTACACACGATTCCACCTTCACTCGAAGAGGCCGCCCGCGATCTCGGCGCAAACCGTCTAACCGTCTTCCGAACGATCATCTTCCCGCTTGCACTCCCAGGAATTGCAGCAGGCTTACTTATGGCGTTTTTACTCACGATGGCCGCGTACGTCACCCCCGCGATCCTCGGTGGCCGAATCGAAGTGCTTCCGACGATCATTACCTCGCTCATCACCGGCTCAAACAATTGGCCGTTTGCGAGCGCGCTGTCGATCATCTTGATCGTTGTCGCTATCGTCATCATCGTCGCTTACCATCACGTCCGTAAACACATCGTGGAGGGCGTCGCATGA
- a CDS encoding ABC transporter ATP-binding protein codes for MSSDLIQFQNITKTYGDTRAVDDVSFSIADGEFLALVGPSGSGKSTTLRMLAGFDTPTTGRITLDGRSLNDVPPHKRDTTMVFQDYALFPHMTVGENIAFGLKRRGDSADAIDSRIDEVLDLVDLGGLRDRNTATLSGGQQQRVATARALAPEPKVLLMDEPLGALDKKLRDRIKVDFSRLQRELGITTLYVTHNQDEALTMADRVAVMNNGEIEQLGPPEALYDRPKTRFVADFIGDTNFIDGTFTSRNGSVFLEAHGQTFGTDVASLPGTNSTAFVRPENIAISEPGNVTGENTLEATVSQVHFVGSMIRYFVTVDDTEYIVETNSTDSRYETGDRVTMSWSAANTRVVDA; via the coding sequence ATGTCTTCCGACCTGATTCAATTTCAAAATATCACGAAAACGTATGGTGATACGAGGGCCGTCGACGACGTATCGTTTTCGATAGCTGACGGTGAATTTCTCGCCCTTGTCGGACCGTCGGGATCGGGCAAATCAACCACACTCCGGATGCTCGCGGGGTTCGATACCCCTACGACTGGCCGTATCACCCTGGATGGCCGGTCACTCAACGATGTCCCGCCGCACAAACGGGATACGACGATGGTTTTTCAGGACTATGCGCTCTTTCCGCACATGACTGTCGGCGAAAACATCGCGTTCGGCCTCAAACGTCGCGGCGATAGCGCCGACGCGATAGATAGTCGTATCGACGAGGTACTAGATCTCGTCGATCTCGGTGGACTTAGAGATCGAAACACGGCAACGCTCTCGGGCGGCCAACAACAACGAGTCGCGACTGCCCGTGCGCTCGCACCGGAACCGAAAGTCCTCCTGATGGACGAACCGCTCGGAGCGCTCGATAAAAAGCTGCGCGACCGGATTAAAGTCGATTTCTCCCGTCTCCAGCGTGAACTTGGGATCACCACGCTGTACGTCACACACAACCAGGACGAGGCGCTTACCATGGCTGACCGAGTCGCCGTGATGAACAACGGGGAAATCGAACAACTGGGTCCGCCTGAAGCGCTGTATGACCGACCAAAAACGCGATTCGTTGCGGATTTTATCGGCGATACGAACTTTATCGACGGCACGTTCACGTCCCGTAACGGGAGCGTCTTCCTCGAGGCACACGGACAGACTTTCGGGACCGACGTCGCATCGCTTCCTGGAACGAACAGTACCGCGTTCGTGCGACCGGAGAACATTGCTATTTCCGAACCGGGCAATGTGACGGGCGAAAACACCCTCGAGGCGACGGTCTCTCAGGTTCACTTCGTCGGTTCGATGATACGGTACTTCGTTACCGTGGACGATACGGAGTACATCGTCGAAACGAATTCGACCGATAGTAGGTACGAGACTGGTGACCGCGTTACCATGAGTTGGAGTGCAGCAAACACCCGTGTCGTCGACGCCTGA
- a CDS encoding Lrp/AsnC family transcriptional regulator yields the protein MDKKDLQILAAIAEHGTGSPDVIEAQTDIPKSTVHYRLEKLKDSGVVKNDLYELDLEAIGLNITVITEVLAEFEEEYHHRVGEQLADVEGVNQVYFTMGDTDFIVIAHLASREMVESLIESYEAIEEIQRTSSQFVITTVKNESRPIRDFDIETIASALLPDT from the coding sequence ATGGATAAGAAAGACCTTCAAATATTGGCCGCGATTGCCGAACACGGTACTGGGAGCCCCGACGTGATCGAAGCACAGACGGACATCCCCAAATCGACGGTCCACTATCGCCTCGAGAAGCTCAAAGACAGCGGCGTCGTGAAAAACGATCTCTACGAACTCGATCTCGAGGCTATCGGACTCAACATTACAGTCATCACCGAGGTTCTCGCGGAATTCGAAGAGGAGTACCACCATCGCGTCGGCGAACAACTCGCCGACGTGGAGGGGGTTAACCAGGTATACTTTACGATGGGGGATACCGACTTTATTGTCATCGCCCATCTGGCCTCCCGAGAGATGGTCGAGTCGCTCATCGAGTCCTACGAAGCGATCGAAGAAATTCAGCGCACGAGTTCGCAGTTCGTTATCACGACCGTCAAAAACGAATCGCGACCGATCCGCGATTTCGATATCGAAACCATTGCGTCGGCACTGTTACCGGATACGTAA
- a CDS encoding aspartate aminotransferase family protein, translating into MAVDDPLNDLHYSDAPRVDTAIPGPRSQQLLERQAAHEGATVAYPNAVPIALESGKGATVRDLDGNTYIDLFAGVGVLNVGHSNPYVLEGTHEQLDDLVHTLDFPTEARLDLIEALDDIVPGGLQGENRIVFGGPTGSDAVETSIKLAKYNTGGDGLIAFRGAYHGASAGALSLTAGRKYKRDYSPLLPNVTHVPYPYPFQQECSPETAARRSIENLTELLEDPYSGFTNPAGIWIEPIQGEGGITVPPKGFLTEVQAIANEHDIPLIVDEIQTGFGRTGEWFASDWDGVTPDVMPIAKALGGIGLPLSATVYHESLDTWGPGGHIGTYRGHVPAMVAGLRAIEFIRDHDLLAHARSVGKEMRQRILSAVDDLPGRVDVRGRGLFTGVEFLDSTGEPQTDLVNVVQRTCLENGVIVWTAGRHGNVLRIIPPLVITHEQAETSMNILAEAIRNHATAGPNQL; encoded by the coding sequence ATGGCAGTAGACGATCCACTCAACGATCTCCATTATTCCGACGCGCCACGGGTCGATACGGCAATTCCCGGCCCGCGCTCACAGCAACTGCTTGAGCGACAGGCGGCCCACGAGGGGGCAACCGTTGCCTACCCGAACGCCGTCCCGATTGCCCTCGAATCGGGCAAAGGCGCGACCGTTCGGGATCTCGATGGCAACACCTATATCGATCTCTTCGCCGGCGTTGGCGTCTTGAACGTGGGACACTCCAACCCGTACGTTCTCGAAGGGACCCACGAGCAACTCGATGATCTCGTTCACACTCTCGATTTTCCGACGGAGGCCCGACTGGATCTCATTGAGGCGCTTGACGATATTGTCCCCGGCGGGTTGCAGGGAGAAAATCGGATCGTCTTCGGGGGCCCGACTGGAAGCGATGCTGTCGAAACATCAATCAAACTCGCGAAATACAACACTGGCGGCGATGGCCTCATTGCGTTCCGTGGTGCCTACCACGGTGCCAGCGCGGGCGCACTCAGTCTCACGGCCGGTCGCAAGTACAAGCGTGATTACAGCCCGTTGTTGCCGAACGTAACCCACGTTCCGTATCCGTACCCGTTCCAGCAGGAGTGTTCGCCCGAAACGGCCGCACGGCGGTCGATCGAGAACCTCACCGAACTCCTCGAAGATCCGTACAGCGGCTTCACGAATCCGGCCGGTATCTGGATCGAACCGATTCAGGGTGAAGGCGGCATCACCGTCCCCCCGAAAGGGTTTCTCACGGAGGTACAGGCGATTGCAAACGAACACGACATTCCACTCATCGTTGACGAAATCCAGACCGGATTCGGTCGCACCGGCGAGTGGTTTGCGAGCGATTGGGACGGCGTGACACCGGACGTGATGCCGATCGCGAAGGCGCTCGGCGGGATCGGCCTGCCGCTTTCGGCGACAGTCTACCACGAGTCCCTCGACACCTGGGGACCCGGCGGCCACATCGGCACCTATCGCGGTCACGTGCCAGCAATGGTCGCCGGCTTACGAGCGATCGAATTTATTCGGGATCACGACCTGCTCGCTCACGCGCGTTCGGTCGGCAAGGAGATGCGTCAACGCATTCTGTCGGCAGTCGACGACCTTCCCGGCCGCGTGGACGTTCGCGGTCGCGGTCTGTTCACTGGCGTCGAATTCTTGGACTCGACGGGCGAGCCACAAACCGATCTCGTCAATGTCGTCCAACGGACGTGCCTCGAGAACGGCGTCATCGTCTGGACAGCGGGCAGGCACGGAAACGTCCTCCGTATCATCCCGCCGCTGGTGATAACCCACGAACAAGCGGAGACCAGTATGAACATCCTGGCCGAAGCGATTCGAAACCACGCAACAGCGGGCCCAAACCAGCTATGA